The Cucumis melo cultivar AY chromosome 6, USDA_Cmelo_AY_1.0, whole genome shotgun sequence genome includes a region encoding these proteins:
- the LOC103491812 gene encoding membrane-anchored ubiquitin-fold protein 4 isoform X1 yields MPDEDLIELKFRLYDGSDIGPFRYSPTSTIAMVKERIVAEWPKDKKVIPKAANDVKLINAGKILENNKTVGQCRVPFGDLPIGVITMHVVVQPTIAKAKAGSHPLSFRCASALPLVPSYSTDNYATPYIIFV; encoded by the exons ATGCCGGACGAAGATTTGATCGAGCTTAAGTTCCGACTTTATGATGGATCGGATATCGGTCCATTTCGTTATTCCCCAACTTCAACTATAGCCATGGTTAAGGAGAGGATTGTTGCAGAATGGCCTAAAG ATAAGAAAGTTATACCCAAGGCAGCAAATGACGTAAAACTGATCAATGCTGGCAAGATTTTAGAAAACAACAAGACTGTTGGTCAATGTCGAGTGCCTTTCGGTGATCTTCCTATAGGAGTTATTACTATGCATGTCGTGGTTCAGCCAACTATAGCAAAAGCAAAAGCAGGTAGCCATCCTTTAAGTTTTAGATGTGCTTCTGCATTACCTTTAGTACCCAGCTATTCTACTGATAACTATGCGACACCATATATTATTTTTGTGTGA